In Sedimenticola thiotaurini, the following proteins share a genomic window:
- the era gene encoding GTPase Era, whose translation MSDPQKSRCGFCAIVGRPNVGKSTLLNRMIGQKLAITSHKPQTTRHSILGVKTTDTAQIIYVDTPGIHKRGDHAMNRYLNRTARSALADVDLVLFVVEALRWTEEDQSVLDAISRLKMPVLLLVNKIDMVKNKDELLPYLQEISGKFDFTTVIPLSARKGDNLEPLERQVIAALPEGEQIFPEDQLTDRSERFFAAELIREQLTRRYAKEIPYALTVEIEKFEEEGNLYRIHGLIWVEREGQKNIIIGAKGEALKEVGTQARKEMEKFFDKKVFLQLWVKVKKSWSSDEGALSRLGYGD comes from the coding sequence ATGTCTGATCCGCAGAAAAGTCGTTGCGGTTTTTGTGCCATTGTGGGTCGTCCCAACGTTGGCAAATCGACACTGCTGAACCGCATGATCGGTCAGAAACTGGCGATTACCTCCCATAAGCCCCAGACAACCCGGCACAGTATTCTTGGCGTTAAAACCACCGATACCGCACAGATCATTTACGTGGATACACCGGGCATCCATAAACGGGGCGATCATGCCATGAATCGCTATCTGAACCGGACCGCCCGATCCGCTCTGGCGGATGTGGACCTGGTGCTGTTTGTGGTGGAAGCATTGCGCTGGACGGAAGAGGATCAGTCGGTGCTGGATGCCATTAGCCGTCTTAAGATGCCGGTCTTGCTACTGGTCAACAAGATTGACATGGTAAAAAACAAGGACGAACTGCTGCCCTATCTGCAGGAGATCTCTGGAAAATTTGATTTTACAACCGTGATACCCCTGTCAGCCCGCAAGGGCGACAATCTGGAACCCCTGGAGAGACAGGTGATTGCCGCCTTGCCGGAAGGTGAGCAGATCTTTCCGGAGGATCAACTGACTGATCGCTCGGAACGTTTTTTTGCCGCCGAATTGATACGCGAACAGTTGACCCGGCGCTATGCTAAAGAGATTCCCTATGCACTGACAGTGGAGATCGAAAAATTCGAGGAAGAGGGGAATCTTTATCGCATTCACGGGCTGATCTGGGTGGAGCGTGAAGGGCAGAAGAACATCATCATCGGCGCCAAGGGGGAAGCCTTGAAAGAGGTCGGTACCCAGGCTCGCAAGGAGATGGAGAAATTCTTTGACAAAAAGGTCTTTCTGCAGCTCTGGGTCAAAGTCAAAAAGAGCTGGTCGAGTGATGAAGGTGCCCTGTCCCGCCTGGGATATGGTGATTGA
- the rnc gene encoding ribonuclease III — protein MREPVERLCRSIGYQFNNLGLAETALTHRSAGSTNNERLEFLGDAILGFVIADYLYANYPAADEGQLSRLRAGLVKGDSLAQIARNLELGKFLNLGTGELRSGGHSRGSILADAVEALIAAVYLDGGYLEARRVILQLFEEKLSTLSKKSQQKDPKTRLQELLQSQKKPLPSYTIISVTGEQHEQCFTVSCRVDELDLRTEGTGSSRRKAEQDAASKFLRKIDNV, from the coding sequence TTGAGAGAACCGGTTGAACGCTTATGTCGCTCTATAGGCTATCAATTCAATAACCTGGGGCTGGCAGAGACGGCACTGACTCACCGCAGTGCCGGTAGTACCAATAATGAACGCCTGGAGTTTCTCGGGGATGCCATACTTGGCTTCGTGATAGCGGACTATCTCTATGCCAACTATCCTGCTGCCGATGAAGGCCAACTCAGTCGGCTACGGGCAGGTCTGGTCAAGGGCGACTCACTGGCCCAGATTGCCAGGAATCTTGAACTGGGTAAGTTCCTCAATCTTGGTACGGGGGAACTCCGCAGCGGCGGACACTCGCGTGGTTCCATTCTGGCAGATGCGGTAGAAGCGCTGATCGCGGCGGTCTATCTGGATGGGGGCTACTTGGAAGCGCGTCGGGTAATTCTTCAATTGTTCGAAGAGAAGCTGTCGACTCTGAGTAAAAAGTCACAACAGAAAGATCCCAAGACCCGGTTACAGGAGTTGTTGCAGTCGCAGAAGAAGCCGCTGCCAAGTTACACCATTATCAGCGTTACCGGCGAGCAGCACGAACAGTGCTTCACCGTCAGTTGTCGGGTCGATGAACTGGACCTCAGAACTGAAGGAACGGGTAGTAGTCGCAGAAAAGCTGAGCAGGATGCTGCCAGTAAATTCCTGAGGAAAATAGATAATGTCTGA
- a CDS encoding DUF4845 domain-containing protein, with amino-acid sequence MESGLKKQKGMTLTGWMTVIALILFFAMLGMKIGPIYLQNLTVKDVVESLKDEPLITKRSSSQVKSMIMKRLDINSVYDLKSDNVTVKKSPGIMKVSIDYQVQKKLVGNMDILVTFSDEIELISN; translated from the coding sequence ATGGAAAGTGGATTGAAGAAACAGAAGGGGATGACCCTGACGGGCTGGATGACAGTCATTGCATTGATTCTGTTTTTTGCCATGTTGGGTATGAAAATCGGTCCGATTTACCTTCAGAATCTGACCGTCAAGGATGTGGTCGAATCGCTGAAGGATGAACCGCTGATTACCAAGCGTTCCTCCAGCCAGGTGAAAAGCATGATCATGAAGCGCCTGGATATTAACAGTGTCTATGATCTGAAGAGTGATAACGTAACGGTCAAAAAGAGCCCGGGCATCATGAAGGTGTCGATCGACTATCAGGTTCAGAAAAAGCTGGTGGGCAATATGGATATCCTGGTGACCTTTTCTGACGAGATAGAGCTGATTTCAAATTGA
- the lepB gene encoding signal peptidase I — protein MNLDFPLFLVIATFLTGFIWLIDALFFARKRKQRASGDENPKEPLLVEYSRSFFPVILAVLVLRSFVVEPFRIPSGSMMPTLLVGDFILVNKFSYGIRLPVLNKKVIDVDEPKRGDVVVFKYPQNPRVDYIKRVVGVPGDTISYSNKTLYINGEAQPQRHVEIYTGVGSGARETGALKNIEQLGDVEHEILINPRAPDFGYGCQVLMRGTFTVPEGHYFAMGDNRDNSNDSRCWGLVPEHLLVGKAFAIWMNWDSNMPGFPVTWNRIGNGIN, from the coding sequence ATGAATTTAGATTTTCCCCTGTTTCTGGTCATAGCAACTTTTTTGACCGGCTTTATCTGGCTGATTGACGCGCTGTTCTTCGCCCGTAAACGCAAACAGCGGGCCAGTGGGGATGAAAATCCCAAAGAACCGCTGTTGGTGGAGTACTCCCGCTCTTTCTTCCCGGTCATCCTCGCCGTGCTGGTATTGCGCTCTTTTGTGGTGGAACCATTCCGGATTCCGTCCGGTTCCATGATGCCCACGCTTCTGGTGGGGGATTTTATCCTGGTCAACAAATTCTCCTACGGCATCCGGCTTCCGGTACTGAATAAGAAAGTGATTGATGTGGATGAACCCAAACGGGGTGATGTGGTGGTGTTCAAATATCCGCAGAATCCGCGCGTGGATTATATTAAAAGGGTGGTGGGTGTACCTGGGGACACCATCAGTTACAGCAATAAGACACTCTACATCAATGGGGAAGCCCAGCCGCAACGCCATGTTGAGATCTACACCGGCGTCGGCAGCGGGGCACGTGAGACCGGTGCACTGAAGAATATCGAACAACTGGGTGATGTCGAGCATGAGATTCTCATCAACCCGCGAGCTCCCGATTTCGGTTATGGTTGTCAGGTTCTGATGCGCGGCACCTTCACTGTACCGGAAGGACACTATTTCGCCATGGGTGACAACCGGGACAACAGTAACGACAGTCGGTGCTGGGGCCTGGTACCGGAACATCTGCTGGTGGGCAAGGCGTTCGCTATCTGGATGAACTGGGATTCGAATATGCCCGGTTTCCCGGTCACCTGGAACCGAATCGGAAATGGCATCAACTAG